A window from Candidatus Omnitrophota bacterium encodes these proteins:
- the trxB gene encoding thioredoxin-disulfide reductase encodes MNKLPEGVRDIIIIGGGPAGLTAGLYAARAGMDVLLVESMSVIGQLTMTETVENYPGIEKIGGFELVSAFKKQAQSFGLENMMGTVKGVEAGQKQGLPLWKVHDENAVHEALSIIVTSGARPKKLEVAGETEFLGKGVSYCATCDGAFFREKDIVVVGGGDAAVEEALFLTKFGKKVTLVHRRNRLRAARVLQQRALNNDKMDFVWESVVERINGKDAVESITLKNRSTGKNSELPCNGVFIFVGWHPNTEFLGDKVDMNDRGAITVDSNMRTSRDGIFAAGDCTSKLLHQVVTACGDGATAAYASQQYVEELKGVAYK; translated from the coding sequence ATGAACAAGTTACCGGAAGGGGTGCGTGACATTATAATAATCGGTGGGGGGCCCGCGGGACTGACAGCCGGTCTCTATGCCGCGCGGGCGGGCATGGATGTTCTTCTAGTGGAAAGCATGAGCGTTATCGGGCAGCTTACGATGACCGAGACAGTCGAGAATTATCCCGGCATAGAGAAGATCGGCGGATTCGAGCTCGTCTCCGCATTTAAGAAGCAGGCCCAGTCTTTCGGACTTGAAAACATGATGGGAACTGTTAAAGGCGTTGAGGCCGGACAGAAGCAGGGATTGCCTCTGTGGAAAGTCCACGATGAAAATGCTGTTCATGAGGCGTTGTCGATCATAGTCACCAGTGGGGCCAGGCCGAAAAAACTGGAAGTAGCCGGAGAAACAGAGTTCTTGGGCAAAGGCGTATCCTATTGCGCTACATGCGACGGAGCATTCTTCCGTGAAAAGGACATCGTTGTTGTCGGCGGTGGGGATGCCGCTGTCGAAGAAGCGCTTTTTCTGACAAAATTCGGGAAAAAGGTGACCCTGGTTCACCGCAGAAACCGTCTTAGAGCCGCACGGGTCTTGCAACAGAGGGCTCTGAACAATGATAAGATGGATTTTGTATGGGAGTCGGTGGTTGAAAGAATAAACGGGAAAGATGCAGTTGAAAGTATTACACTGAAGAACAGGAGCACCGGAAAGAATTCGGAATTACCCTGTAACGGTGTCTTCATATTCGTCGGGTGGCATCCTAATACGGAATTTCTCGGCGACAAGGTCGATATGAACGACCGTGGTGCTATAACAGTAGACAGCAACATGAGAACTTCCAGAGATGGTATTTTTGCCGCAGGTGACTGCACTAGCAAGCTTTTGCATCAGGTAGTCACTGCCTGCGGGGACGGAGCGACCGCCGCGTATGCGTCGCAGCAATACGTGGAAGAGCTCAAGGGTGTAGCTTATAAGTAA
- a CDS encoding YggS family pyridoxal phosphate-dependent enzyme encodes MVPSSITENVRTILNELPQGVQLVAAAKSRTAEEVREAIDAGVGIIGENYVQEAVKALRAIEKPVKWHFIGHLQKNKINKAIKLFDMIETIDSLELAQELDKRCFSSGKVMDVLIEVNSGKEPQKYGIFPEDVLSFAKEIARLGNIRLKGLMTMGPFSGDPEQARPFFTETRKAFEELKEASLPRVEAVYLSMGMTNSYQVAIEEGANLVRIGTKIFGERDVR; translated from the coding sequence ATGGTCCCATCCAGCATAACCGAGAACGTAAGAACGATTCTTAACGAACTCCCCCAAGGGGTTCAGCTCGTTGCGGCCGCCAAATCCCGGACGGCCGAAGAAGTGAGAGAGGCTATAGACGCCGGGGTCGGGATAATAGGTGAAAATTACGTGCAGGAGGCTGTCAAGGCTCTTAGAGCAATTGAAAAACCGGTTAAATGGCATTTTATAGGCCACTTGCAGAAGAATAAGATAAACAAGGCCATTAAGCTTTTCGATATGATAGAGACGATCGATTCTCTGGAGCTTGCCCAAGAGCTTGACAAGAGATGCTTCTCATCCGGTAAGGTGATGGATGTGCTGATAGAGGTCAATAGCGGCAAGGAACCCCAGAAATACGGCATATTCCCGGAGGATGTGCTTTCTTTTGCGAAAGAGATCGCGCGTCTTGGCAATATCCGGTTAAAGGGGCTGATGACGATGGGGCCATTCTCTGGAGATCCGGAACAGGCGCGACCGTTCTTCACGGAAACACGAAAAGCTTTCGAGGAATTGAAAGAGGCCTCCCTGCCACGGGTAGAAGCAGTGTATTTGTCCATGGGTATGACGAATTCCTACCAGGTGGCTATAGAGGAGGGGGCGAACTTAGTAAGGATCGGCACCAAAATATTCGGAGAGAGGGATGTACGTTAA